In Pseudomonas fakonensis, one DNA window encodes the following:
- a CDS encoding dicarboxylate/amino acid:cation symporter, protein MTTRQPLYKSLYVQVIVAITIGILLGHYYPETGVALKPLGDGFVKLIKMVIAPIIFCTVVSGIAGMQSMKSVGKTGGYALLYFEIVSTIALIIGLVVVNVVQPGAGMHVDVSTLNASSVAAYAAAGAQQTTVGFLLNIIPNTVVGAFANGDILQVLMFSVIFGFALHRLGSYGKPVLDLIDRFAHVMFNIINMIMKLAPVGAFGAMAFTIGQYGVGSLVQLGYLMACFYITCLLFILIVLGGICRAHGFSVLKLIRYIREELLIVLGTSSSESALPRMLAKMERLGAKKSVVGLVIPTGYSFNLDGTSIYLTMAAVFIAQATDTTMDITHQITLLLVLLVASKGAAGVTGSGFIVLAATLSAVGHLPVAGLALILGIDRFMSEARALTNLIGNAVATVVVAKWVKELDTDTLQAELASGGSPLTDTRPTDDLGVAEGPAR, encoded by the coding sequence ATGACGACTCGTCAGCCGCTGTACAAATCGCTGTATGTCCAGGTGATCGTCGCGATCACCATCGGTATCCTGCTCGGCCACTACTACCCGGAAACCGGCGTCGCCCTCAAACCGCTGGGTGACGGCTTCGTCAAACTGATCAAGATGGTCATCGCCCCGATCATCTTCTGTACCGTGGTCAGCGGCATCGCTGGCATGCAGAGCATGAAGTCGGTCGGCAAGACCGGCGGTTACGCGCTGCTGTACTTCGAGATCGTCTCCACCATCGCCCTGATCATCGGCCTGGTCGTGGTCAACGTGGTTCAGCCGGGCGCCGGCATGCACGTCGACGTCAGCACCCTGAACGCCAGCAGCGTGGCCGCCTACGCCGCCGCCGGCGCGCAGCAGACCACCGTTGGCTTCCTGCTCAACATCATCCCCAACACTGTGGTCGGTGCCTTCGCCAACGGCGACATCCTGCAAGTGCTGATGTTCTCGGTGATCTTCGGCTTCGCCCTGCACCGCCTGGGCAGCTACGGCAAGCCAGTGCTGGACCTGATCGACCGCTTCGCCCATGTCATGTTCAACATCATCAACATGATCATGAAGCTGGCCCCGGTCGGCGCCTTCGGTGCCATGGCCTTCACCATCGGCCAGTACGGCGTGGGTTCGCTGGTGCAACTGGGCTACCTGATGGCCTGCTTCTACATCACCTGCCTGCTGTTCATCCTGATCGTGCTCGGCGGTATCTGCCGCGCCCACGGCTTCAGTGTCCTCAAGCTGATCCGCTACATCCGTGAAGAGCTGCTGATCGTGCTGGGTACCTCGTCCTCCGAGTCGGCCCTGCCACGCATGCTGGCCAAGATGGAGCGCCTGGGCGCGAAGAAATCCGTGGTTGGCCTGGTGATCCCCACTGGCTACTCGTTCAACCTCGACGGCACCTCGATCTACCTGACCATGGCTGCGGTGTTCATCGCCCAGGCCACCGACACCACCATGGACATCACCCACCAGATCACCCTGCTGCTGGTGCTGCTGGTGGCCTCCAAAGGTGCTGCCGGCGTTACCGGTTCGGGCTTCATCGTGCTGGCTGCCACCCTGTCCGCCGTCGGCCACCTGCCGGTTGCCGGCCTTGCGCTGATCCTGGGTATCGACCGCTTCATGTCCGAAGCCCGCGCCCTGACCAACCTGATCGGCAACGCCGTGGCCACCGTCGTGGTCGCCAAGTGGGTCAAGGAGCTGGACACCGATACCCTGCAGGCCGAGCTGGCCTCCGGTGGTTCGCCACTGACCGACACCCGTCCGACCGATGACCTCGGTGTTGCAGAAGGCCCGGCTCGTTGA
- a CDS encoding SprT family zinc-dependent metalloprotease: protein MPELLKQRVETCYQQAETFFKRPFPRPEVSFKLRGQKAGVAHLHENLLRFNLQLYRENQDDFLRQTVAHEVAHLVAHQLFGDRIQAHGEEWQLIMRGVYELPPNRCHNYDVQRRVVTRYIYRCPCPQSDFPFTAQRHKLVRQGRRYLCRRCREILVYSGETRVE, encoded by the coding sequence GCTCAAGCAACGCGTCGAAACCTGTTACCAGCAAGCCGAAACCTTCTTCAAACGCCCCTTCCCGCGCCCGGAAGTGAGCTTCAAGCTACGCGGCCAAAAGGCTGGCGTCGCCCACCTGCACGAGAACCTGCTGCGCTTCAACCTGCAGCTGTACCGGGAAAACCAGGACGACTTCCTGCGCCAGACCGTGGCCCACGAGGTGGCGCACCTGGTGGCCCACCAGCTGTTCGGCGACCGCATTCAGGCCCATGGTGAAGAGTGGCAGTTGATCATGCGCGGCGTGTACGAGCTGCCACCCAACCGCTGCCACAACTATGACGTGCAGCGGCGGGTAGTGACCCGCTATATCTACCGCTGCCCGTGCCCGCAGAGTGACTTCCCGTTTACCGCGCAACGGCACAAGCTGGTCCGCCAGGGGCGACGCTACCTGTGCCGGCGGTGCCGGGAGATTCTGGTGTACAGCGGCGAAACCCGCGTCGAATAG
- a CDS encoding ATP-binding protein, with the protein MIRSLRVRLMLAAALLALLFMLALLPALQKAFSLALQESIEQRLASDVTTLISAARIEHGRLQMPALLPDERFNLPYTGLLGYIFDRQGTLVWQSRATRNRHINYRPRYDGRGNEFARIQQEDGEEFFVYDVEVKLLGGKSAAFSIVALQSVREYQHTLDGLREKLYLGFGAALLALMVLLWAGLTWGLRSLRRLSVELDQVEAGARDGLSREHPRELLRLTGSLNRLLRSEREQRQRYRDSLDDLAHSLKTPLAVLQGVGESMQQGRQEPGQGRVLQSQVERMSQQIDYQLQRASLRKSGLVRHQVPLAPLLDSLCSTLAKVYRDKRVQVSLDIPAQARVPMEQGALLELLGNLLENAYRLCLGQVRVTLEQAPGQLVLCIEDDGPGVPPDQRERILERGERLDSQHPGQGIGLAVVKDIIDSYDAELSLGDSDLGGAAFRIIFRLE; encoded by the coding sequence GTGATCCGTTCGCTGCGCGTGCGCCTGATGCTGGCGGCGGCGCTGCTGGCGCTATTGTTCATGCTGGCGCTGCTGCCGGCATTGCAAAAGGCCTTCAGCCTGGCATTGCAGGAGTCCATCGAGCAGCGCCTGGCCTCGGACGTCACCACCCTGATTTCCGCTGCGCGCATCGAGCACGGCCGCCTGCAGATGCCGGCGCTGCTGCCGGACGAGCGCTTCAACCTGCCCTACACCGGCCTGCTCGGCTACATTTTCGACCGTCAGGGCACCCTGGTGTGGCAGTCGCGCGCCACCCGCAACCGGCATATCAACTACCGCCCGCGCTACGACGGGCGCGGCAACGAATTCGCCCGCATCCAGCAAGAGGACGGCGAGGAGTTTTTCGTCTACGACGTCGAGGTCAAGTTGCTCGGCGGCAAAAGCGCAGCGTTCAGCATCGTCGCCCTGCAGTCGGTGCGCGAGTACCAGCACACCCTCGATGGCCTGCGCGAAAAACTCTACCTCGGCTTTGGCGCCGCCTTGCTGGCGTTGATGGTGCTGCTGTGGGCCGGGCTGACCTGGGGCCTGCGTTCGCTGCGCCGGCTGAGTGTCGAACTGGACCAGGTAGAGGCCGGTGCCCGCGACGGGCTAAGCCGCGAGCACCCGCGCGAACTGCTGCGCCTGACCGGCTCGCTGAACCGCCTGCTGCGCAGCGAGCGCGAGCAGCGCCAACGCTACCGTGACTCGCTGGACGACCTGGCACACAGCCTGAAGACCCCGCTGGCGGTGTTGCAGGGGGTGGGCGAGAGCATGCAGCAGGGCCGCCAGGAGCCCGGGCAGGGGCGGGTGCTGCAAAGCCAGGTCGAGCGCATGAGCCAGCAAATCGACTACCAACTGCAACGCGCCAGCCTGCGCAAGAGCGGCCTGGTGCGCCACCAGGTGCCGCTTGCGCCGCTACTGGACAGCCTGTGCAGCACCCTGGCCAAGGTTTACCGCGACAAGCGCGTGCAGGTCAGCCTGGACATCCCGGCCCAGGCGCGGGTGCCGATGGAGCAGGGCGCCTTGCTCGAACTGCTCGGCAATCTGCTGGAAAACGCCTACCGCCTGTGCCTGGGCCAGGTGCGGGTAACCCTTGAACAAGCCCCGGGGCAACTGGTGCTGTGCATCGAGGACGACGGCCCGGGCGTGCCGCCCGACCAGCGCGAGCGCATTCTCGAGCGCGGTGAGCGGCTGGACAGCCAGCACCCTGGCCAGGGTATTGGCCTGGCGGTGGTCAAGGACATCATCGACAGCTACGACGCCGAGCTGAGCCTGGGGGATTCTGACCTGGGCGGGGCGGCGTTCAGGATCATCTTCCGCCTGGAGTGA